The following nucleotide sequence is from Diospyros lotus cultivar Yz01 chromosome 3, ASM1463336v1, whole genome shotgun sequence.
aattactattaaaaattgatttgaatatttcaaacaaaactgtcattatttttttattaatttattacaatATAGAAGATACATGAATTATGATCGCTTACGTTAAGGGACAACAACTTTATTTTCCTAAAGTTAATCAGTACTCTATTATCTGTCTTTTGTCATCCTCCGAAATTATCGCTTTAAATATCCAAATTTGGTTGGTATAGTGTTCCCATCTTCCACCAATCTTTAGTTTATCCCTAAACCTCCGGTAtcatcttcttattttttttataaaacttttcttcttaaattttttgataaccaTTGAAACCTCAAAAGGGTAAAGTAGTTggattttaaacaattttttgttattcaacacaatatttttaaaataaaacctttGTTTTTTTACTTTCAAATCAAAAGCCAAGCCCATAGTCCAAGATCCAGTTATAACTCAAATTAATCAACCCATCTTTTCAACAAGCCTCTATTCAATCATTTGAAGCTCTCCTTTGGTTGTTTGAAACCCTGGTTCAATCCTCCAGACCCCTAAGTTTAGAGGTCGAACTTGTCTAGTGTGTAAGATAAGTCCCGACCTTCTTGTTTTGGTCAACCAAAGACCTAGTTTGGTTGATTGAACCTATTTAAAAAGTAgaacatgttttgatttttaactTTGGTCAACCAAGACTCTCATGTCTAGTGTCTGGATCTTCCATCAATTAAAGATACTCTTcaattgatgtattttcatctcttttttcCCTACTCATTTCTCCATATTTTTGATCATCTTTATGCCTATCCTAAGCTATGAATTATCTTAAGTTTTCCCGCCTAAACCCTCAACAAATCCTTTAACCCAATTAGTCATTTGATGATTTGAAGAATCCTTTGATAACTCTAAATACCCAATTTTCCCAAAAATTTTAACTAATGAATTTGATTAATCTGTTGGTTAATGTGATTCAAACTACATTAAatgttttatcatttatatttttgatatataatctgattgcatttcttttatatgaaattaagttacatttatctttcatttaaattgaattttaaatgtgtatatattatgttgATTATTATGTGGGCCAAGTTTTATTTAGATTGAAATATGTTATGGGCCAATCCCGTAATCATGTGTTCCATCTGTGTTGCGCTTGCTGGCCTGACCCATTCTAGTCCCCAAGACGTTACTATAAAAAGGGCTTTGATGATGCCCTAATCTTCAAATTGTTCTCTCTCGATCattttctaaaaccctaatcgACACTTGAAACGAGATACTTTTCTCGTTAATTCTTCTCTCGATCAATCGGTTGTTCTGTTCTATGGTAAAATCACTTAATAAGTAAAGGTATTGTGTAATCTCTATTGTTGTTTAATCGCCTTAGGCGTGTGAGATTGGTAAAAACTGATAGAACATATTCTTGACTTGATCGTGAGATCGGTCGAACAAAACTAAcacttgttcttgtattttatattcTGTTTCAGTTTTCTCTTTTtgcaatattgttttatttcagttgtgatcttgtaatccaattgtaattttgagataatttagtggattgactagagacATAGTCTCTGCCATGAGTATGATTTATTTGGATTCGAACACGTATATCATATGTTCttgatttttgtattatttttgttttaccTTTCACTTTTTACGCTTAATCTTATATTTAGCCGAGAAATAGATTGAATTATAAAATCAACATAATCAAGGTGAAATTATAGGCCATTACACGAGGCGTCATGAGTAAGATGGTGGATTGATAATGCTCATCTATTAGCTCCCAAGAGAATATAGTTTTAGATGGTTTGAAACTAAgctttttaatacttaaattagGAAATTGTTGAATCCTACGTAATAAGTACAACTAAAGAGATAAACTGAATGCTTAAGGTTAGGAGAATcctaattttatattaacaattTTCTCTACTTTTGATGatgtattaaaataaactaCGTTTAATCATATCATAACTAATATATTAAATAGATAAAACAATAGTAGTATGTTTGATCATATTCAAAATGACATTGATATCATACGCGAAAGACAATAGTGATATGATTATTGTTTATTCAAGTTTAAGAGTCACGCGATGAAGCATTGCAAATAATCACATTAAATTTGTTTGACTATGTGGTATCTCTAGGTATATATTTAAGATACTTTTACCTTAATAGTAATAGTTCAAGGTGACAGTAATATCATTCAtaagagataataataatatgatcgCTGTGTACTTAAATTAGAGGATTATGTGAAGAAGCGTTACATATGACTACATCAAATTTGTTTTTAgctttttaaatttctatttcaatcccttttttttttctgtttttcttaaTATTTAGTCCTCTTTTATACTCTTAATTTATGGTCTGATTAGAAAAAATGTCAATATCTCCTTGTATTaatgttaataattattaaaaataatataataatatattaaacgTTTTGCCCAACAAACCCagcaaaaagacaaaatattattatcttatttcttttgtttccaaACGCGGCCTAATGCTCAAGCcatcaaaagcaaatgagtacAAAAGCCGCAACACCCGCGTATCAAAAGCAGTGAGGCAAGagtggagaagagagagagagagagagagagagagagaggcagtaaTAATGGCGGTTTCAGTGCCCATTGTGGCTATCGTCTGCTCCCTTCACCTCATCGCCTTCGTCCTCGCCGTCGGGGGCGAACACCGCCGTAGCACCGTACCTCTCCCCTTCCCTGTTTGATTTTTGTATTCTGCAATTTCACTTGTCTTTCTCTGAGTTTGTCTTTTATGTCTTGCGTAGGCGAAAGTGGTGCCGGACCAGTACGACGAGAAAACGTACTGCCTCTACGATTCCGACGCCTCGACGGCGTACGGCCTGGCGGCGTTCGGGTTGCTGCTGATAAGCCAGACGGTGGTTAACGGCGTAACCAAGTGCTTCTGCTTTAGCAAAGGCCTCTTTGGCGGGACCTCCACTACATGTgccgtcttcttcttcatcttctcctgGTACTGACTTTACTACCCACTCCTTGCttctcatattttctcttccGATCGGACGGCTCAGATCCTTGGTCCGGTTAACTGGGCCCCTCTCACCGACACTCTCGTGCTCGCGAAGCCTTGTATGCTACATCATTTTGGCCTTAATTATTAGCAGAGGGTGGTCTCGCTATCAATCtgaaaaattttcagaattgtagcttatatttttaatcttataattaatttgaagttATAATCTGCAGTTTGAGGAATTCTAAAGTTTAGATGACATGATCACATAAAGCAAAATGTAGCATATTATACACCACAGCTGGTAGTTTTGTCCATACGAGAATTAAAAATTACGATTGTTTGATCTGGGTCATGTAATGATTgtgtatttgtaattattttacataGCATGCACGTTAGCTTTGTTCATTTGCTGTGCGCATCTGGTGGTTTCTTGACGTGATGTGTTAGTTTGTAGTGAAGTGATTTCGATTTAGGGGCTCAGGGTTAATGTGGGGCCCACTCCCCTCTCTCTCAGTCGGGCAACTGCTATGTTGCCCGACGGTGGGCAACATAGCAGTGCCCAGTGGAAGCATCCTTATTCTAGTGGGTAACATCCttcaaatattcaatttatttggtCGGGAAAACCTGGGTAATCCTTCTATTTCTCGTCGGGGGAGCCTCGTGCATTGGGACacctttttattttggttggCAAAAATATGCAGTTAGATATTGTTTTGGACCTTAGAATAAATGAGGATGAAAGGAGGGGGGAAGGGGGAGATATTGATTATTAGTTGTAGGAGCTACGAGCTAATCAATGAGAACACTTCTCAGATATGAAAAAGAGGTTAAAATTACGTGGATAGTAGTTGCTTTATTAGAAGACTGCACTCCATGGTAGAATGTTAATTCAAATCCTCTCTCCGAAGTTCTCTATCCTATTATTTTGATGCTAGAACAAATTGCAGCATTCTCATTTGCTTTAATGACTGGTGCAACAGTGTCAACCATTGCCATCTTCTGATTTTGGGCTAACATGGTCTAAACAAACATCCTACACCATAATCCTAACACTTGAAAAAAGGCTTGTAAGGATCATTTTTTGCTTTATCATGAATAAGTAAAACTTAGTAAATATTGCATTATTGATTCTCTTATAATAGTGTTCATGTTGGATAGAGGGTGAACTTTGGTAGCAACAATGAAATTGCTCATTTATGACTGACAGATTATGAtttcaagttgtggaaacagcctcttagtgaaacaaaaataagacTTGCGTGCAAAAAAACAACTCACTCCAACCTTATTTAAGTGGGGAAGCCTTGTGCGACAGGGGACACAAGTGTTCATGCTAGGAATACAGCAGTGAAGAGCCAAGGTATTGAAAATTGAGCAAAGGAGATTGTCACTACCATAGCTCTGCTGCTTATGAAAGCTTTTGTATTGCATTTGATGGAGAATTGGTTTCACTGAGAAAGGGTCTTTCCTGGTTGAAAAACATGGAAATGTGGACTTATGGACATGGTATGCTTGATTTTTTTGTTCACTTTGGGCCTGTGAAAGACACACATGTTCTGAAATTTAGACTAAAGATGCTACCCTTGGAAATGCCCAAAAGTGAGAGGGAATTGAAGTTTTGTTGATATGCCCATCCTATGATTTTAGAAATCTCTTTCATGTCTTCACCTTCCATGCATGTTGGTTGAATTGAATGGACAACAGTATGATGTACTTATACCAAAAGGgctttaaaattttggaatattcAGTGTGATGccgtaataataataatttaaatcagaCATATGTGGTGTATCTAGGCATTTATGTGCTTACTTCTTACTTCTATATTTCTACAAGTGTCCCTTTGTGCTTTTCTCTCTATTGTGTATCTAATGAGGCTGAGATCATGGACCAACCTCTTTTTGAGCTTGGTTGTTGGTAGTCGGGGTAATGATTGTTATAACCTTCCATATGTTGTATGGGTTTTGTAGTATGTTACTGATAAACTTTCAATTCAGATTCCCAAGAACAGTCTTGAATATGATCAATATCCATAATTTTTGACAGGAATTGTTTATTCTAATGGTGTTTGCCTATTGGGTTAAGTTTGTTTTGGGATGCTTTCATTTAGATCTCAAGGAATGTTGCAGACTTTTCTGCTCAAGGATCCTGTATTTTTTGTAAGCACTGCCTGTGACCCCTTGGCATTCTATCTTTAGCAAACTTATATCTATCACAAAAGAATATGTTTTTGAACTAGCCCCGCATGGCCTGGTGATTTGGTTGATGAGCTAAAACAGAGTTAAATGTCCTTAATTACCCTGTTCATTTTTCTTTAGTGCATTTGTGCACGTGTGTTTTATTTGTCTACAAGCCAGTGTATGACCATAGGGGTTGGTCTTTACCCCTAGTTACATTCCAGTCTGCCAGTATACTAATTTGGATAAACTACATTATCAGGTTCCGTGGCTCCAGTGACGGGGATATCAGTTACTACCTGAGCCACATAGGATGCTTTTTGTTGAACATTAGCTGCGGTGTTGAACCAAACTTAGTCTTAATTATGCTTTGAGCAGTTATACAGGCTTATTCTTTATCCTGGCTTTACTTtatatctcttttttttatggGCCCTTTTCATCAGGAAGTGGAATTGCATGCCCGGCCGTATTTAAATCAGGCTACATGAAGGATTGAATTTTGGTCTCATATAACTAACACAAATAACAATAGGAGAAGAACCCTATTGACCCCACAATGATGATTACAGATGTAGCAAACAAATGAGAATGccaaaaaaagcaaaaaataaaaaataaaaaaaacccagAAAAATCTTGGATGTCCTGATTTTGTTGTTCAAGGCTTCACAGGTCAAACTAACATCTGAAAATGATGAATAGGGTTAGCTTCTTGGGGGCAGAGGCATGCTTATTGGCTGGATCGGCAAGGAATGCGTATCACACCAAATACAGAGCAACCTTCCGTGTGCAGGACTTGTCATGCGCAACTCTGCGTAAAGGAGTGTTCGCGGCTGGCGCGGCTCTTACCCTGCTGTCAATGTTGGGATCTGTCCTCTATTATTGGGCTTATTCCAAGGCCAATACTGGTGGATGGCAAAAGCACCACAATGAGGGACTCGATATGACAAACTCTAATTTTGCAGAGCATCAGAAGACTAATGAATTTGAGAAGGCTTAGATTTGGGTCTTGATGAGGTATGTAGCTGCAGTTTTTGGTGGCTTTTGTTGAGAAACTGAGATAGATGTGCAAGAAAAACCAAACTCTTGATCAGCTATGTACTTGTTTAAGTCATACATCGTGTTTGGAAAGCAAATTATAGTATTATGGTTGTCTAGTTTTTATATGCCCCTACTTTTCATGTCTCATGCTGCTAAGCGTAAACGTAGCTCTCTATATGAATGTTTTCAGGGTTTTCTAAACCCATCTTGCGAGAATATTGTAGTAGAACTTACCTTCATCCAACTGTTGTCTATTTATGATTTGAATACATAACATATAATTAGATTATGACATACGATATCCTGTCAGTATGATGGCTTGTTATCACATATGCATTGAATTTTACCTCACCTTGGTCTTTGTTGTGCCAATTAGTTTtagagtaaaatatatatatatatatatatatataaataaagttatcCCATTTTCAGTGACTGATAACAGCAGGATTGTAATCTGTTAAACCTTACGTGGCAGATAGCATCACCAATTATTACAGGCATGGGATCCAAGGATGGGGAAAGTAACTCATGagattgaatttaatatttatcaaactCCTACATGATTTTGTAAAATGTCATTAATTTTGGTGAAGTGTTATCGGAGAgagaatttctttttattattattattattattattattattattattattatttgttaggGGTGGTCAACGTCCTTCCCCCCTCCATGagttgtttttatatatatttacacacacCTAGGGAGGGATTCACGCCTTCTCTTGGCCTCTCTGTATGGTGTGAGATTTTTCGTATCTCAAAGATGAAGCTCGGGAGTCGGGATCCATGTTTTCCACAGTAAGTTTTTTGGGTTGTCGGGATTAccgtgctatatatatatatatatatatatgtcgaGGAAGGGATAGTCGTGTTGGACTCAAAGAAGAATCGAATTGACTCGGGATGTATCACAAGACCGGCCTTCCGAGCTGATTTGGCGGGTCTAGTGGTTGctctaattgattttttttgatgttctaattatatttttaaatttattattcttaacaaatttatggagatatgaaattaatttgaaattgtaTAATAGagatgtataattaaaataataaaaaatttaagaatataattgatTCAAAGTTATATAgtctaagggtgtgtttgaaataataaaaaatttaaataaaataaaaaaggataggagctcaaatatatatttgggcaATCTCAATTCTCAGGTCATCTGCACGGCCACGCTCCTTGCTGGAATTCTGCTTTAGTGTACACCTTCCATGCTCTTCTCTGTCGCATCTGCATGTTCCTAATTAATGGCTGTTCTCTTTGCCTGCTCCACGGGGGCAACACTTCTCATTTGGTACTCTCTTCAAATTCACATGAACCTACCTACTTGTGAGCTCGCTCGACCGATCCAGCACCAGATTACTGCAACTTCTTATCGCCGCGTGTGTCAATTTCAGCCCTAATGCTGCCTGAATCGGCATTTAGATCCTTGTTCAGGAACTTCAACAGCTTACTATTGGGCGTCTATGCATGGCATTTCAACTGGCAAAAGTTTGAAACGCCTGGCTGCGACGATGAAAACCATCGCTGTCATTCTGATCGAACCCAACAACGAGGAGTCATTAAGAATCCATGGCCAATAGGTCAGACTAGCGGGACTGAATCGACAATGAATCATTGATGAAGTAAAGGAGGCAACGGCGACAAATGGATGAACAAGATGTTGTGTGTTCATGTGACATGAGTGCAAGTGTGTGTACGAGAGTGTTGTCTCACATTGGCGGCATATAGGGATGTCACAATCCAAAAATTCAATGGTCATGATTGACACTACCCCTTAAGAAGTCAAAGACTTTAATAAGGGATAGCAAGCCTGCAACACACATATCTTTCTAACATATAAACATTtgattcatttacaaaaatactATCATAACATGTATACAGAAATTAAGGTGCCATTAGCCCAACATTAAGTATGTACttacaaaaatcataagttACCAATTCGCAACAAGAAGAACTTAAACCTTCCCATGCATAATCCCGTGAAATGACGTGTATATGCTATATCGGAGCGTGGCTAGGGTATACCGTCAAAATATATGCCAACCTAcaaaatctgaaatattaagGGTTACGCTTGACACTGGTTTAGTGAGGGGTATCAAACATTATAATGAGAGAAATATAGAATCAAAGCAACGAATATAGATCATCATGCCATGACATTTTAAGTAATATATAATGCCAAATGGGAGATGATGAATAAATATGCACATTGGGAGTAAATCATTTAGAACCAAAATTCACACATATCATTTCTTTGATGCGAACTATCTCTACACCCCCAAGATCCATTTCGACGGACTATCTCACGCCGGATATAAACATAGATGGCAGACTATCCCACGCCCATCCAAGGTGGGATATCTCACACCCTAACGCATACGTGGTGCACCAACGACTATCTTTTACTGTGGTTAGTGATACAAGGTTCTAACTGTTACTCTATTTAACACACACTTCATACCAACATTTAGTATTATCAATGCCAcatgtaatatatcacatacAGGTATCACCATTCACAATCCATATTAACAGaaatgcaatcaatcacatgtGTTTATATGTGCAAAACAAACACTATGGATTCCAATTTCTCCGTATACAATTCACAAACGAAATCATGAATAGTATATATAGAACACTAGAACAACGAAAGTTATGAATGCAACAAATACTACCATAATACGATTTATCCACTCACAGTGTTATGGAAGATGTAGGATTCCCTCAAACACCTCTCGGTTGGGGCATGCCAAAGTCACCTAACAAATCATCAAATTacatgagaattaaataaatataaatatcaagtCACCCAACATTTTGACTGACCCATGGCTGCCATAGCGGGCCCAAAACcccagaaaaaataaaacagccTAACTAACCACACTGCCCTCCCGCCAGCAACCACTGGCGACCACCGCCGGCCCAAGATTCTGACAATCAGAACCCACCATTTGAAACGCCTAACCAAGGGagttaatatatctaaaaatggTCTAAATCTAATGACTAGATTTTTGTagatttaactttaatttttagccAGATTTACAAGCACACTGCTAGTCACCATCGGCCACCATTGCCAACGTTTTTCGGCGATCCGAGGCTACCATTCAACACCCCTAACCCCATTGactaacatatccaaaaaccaacaagatttAATGGCTAGATCTTTCTAGATCCAAGTTCAAAGTTTCTATCAACCCAACCCAAGCGTATAGACATACATATATCATGATTTTATGCTAAACATAAGGATGATGAAGCTAAAGAACTTACCTTCTTGTAGATCGGGGTTGTTTTCATGGTGAAAATGTGGTCGAATTTAGGATCCAACGGTTAGATTGCATAAAAAttggttggaaaagaaaatgagagagagagagagagagagagagagagagttgccacgggaagaacaaaagaagaagagggaaatgATCTGGGAGCCTTAGGGTT
It contains:
- the LOC127796162 gene encoding uncharacterized protein LOC127796162, encoding MAVSVPIVAIVCSLHLIAFVLAVGGEHRRSTAKVVPDQYDEKTYCLYDSDASTAYGLAAFGLLLISQTVVNGVTKCFCFSKGLFGGTSTTCAVFFFIFSWVSFLGAEACLLAGSARNAYHTKYRATFRVQDLSCATLRKGVFAAGAALTLLSMLGSVLYYWAYSKANTGGWQKHHNEGLDMTNSNFAEHQKTNEFEKA